A single Pan paniscus chromosome 21, NHGRI_mPanPan1-v2.0_pri, whole genome shotgun sequence DNA region contains:
- the LOC100984480 gene encoding uncharacterized protein LOC100984480: MNMEKLGSTVPCVHRLHSETKCPGLKRTLIRPAGKASGRQKGTAASKFLLAERAELTTPSERCFHCGARAETGPAWHPSPAHSSRLMLLRGKSSFSLKRFNNLILTWHRTSPFLGTQEGLLLDVSKIQLLKVSPGVHGVEFIPHHSETESEEFAGSSLARNKSTRHLYLIQKRVIYFHKCIAADTTSTNQIGFLLHSRGPHSRLVCSRRPSDKCHILFL, encoded by the coding sequence ATGAACATGGAGAAGCTGGGCTCCACAGTGCCCTGTGTTCACAGGCTCCACAGTGAGACGAAATGTCCTGGTTTAAAACGGACATTGATCAGACCTGCTGGGAAGGCGAGCGGGAGACAGAAAGGCACGGCTGCTTCCAAGTTTCTGTTGGCAGAGAGGGCAGAGCTGACAACTCCCAGTGAAAGATGTTTTCACTGTGGCGCAAGAGCAGAGACAGGGCCAGCCTGGCACCCCAGCCCCGCTCACAGCTCTAGGTTGATGCTTCTCAGAGGGAAGAGCTCTTTCTCTCTCAAGCGTTTCAATAATCTTATCCTAACCTGGCACAGAACCTCACCCTTCCTGGGAACACAGGAAGGTTTGCTACTTGATGTCAGTAAAATCCAACTCCTTAAGGTCTCTCCTGGGGTCCATGGGGTGGAGTTCATTCCACACCATTCTGAGACAGAGTCAGAGGAATTTGCTGGGTCTTCTCTGGCTCGGAATAAGTCCACCAGGCATCTCTACCTTATCCAGAAGAGAGTCATTTATTTTCACAAGTGCATAGCAGCCGACACCACCAGCACTAACCAGATTGGATTCTTGCTCCACTCTCGGGGCCCTCATTCAAGGTTGGTCTGTTCCCGCAGGCCTTCTGACAAGTGCCACATTTTGTTCCTCTAA